A window from Acinonyx jubatus isolate Ajub_Pintada_27869175 chromosome E1, VMU_Ajub_asm_v1.0, whole genome shotgun sequence encodes these proteins:
- the TBKBP1 gene encoding TANK-binding kinase 1-binding protein 1 isoform X2, producing the protein MGDNLQAALSTVAPALPGGPVGAEAQALAMESMFEDDISILTQEALGPSEVWLDAPGDPSLGGDMCSASHFALITAYGDIKERLGGLERENATLRRRLKVYEIKYPLINDFGEEHGFSLYEIKDGSLLEMEKVSLQQRLNQFQHELQKNKEQEEQLGEMIQAYEKLCVEKSDLETELGEMRALVETHLRQICGLEQQLRQQQGLRDAAFPSPSPPPAPAPPCTDLDLHYLALRGGSGLSHGWPGPTPSVSELERRRLEEALEAAQGEARGAQLREEQLQAECERLQGELKQLQESRAQDLASNQSERDMAWVKRVGDDQVNLALAYTELTEELGRLRELSSLQGRILRTLLQEQARSGGQRHSPLSQRHSPAPQCPSPSPPARAAPPCPPCQSPAPQRRSPGPPCPSPQQRRSPASPSCPSPVPQRRSPVPPPCQSPSPQRRSPGPPTCPAPQPRPPPPPPPGERTPAERAYAKPPSHHVKAGFQGRRSYSEMAEGAGYAGASPPWLQAEAATLPKPRAYGGELYGPGRPLSPRRAFEGIRLRFEKQPSEEEEWAVPTSPPSPEAGTIRCASFCAGFPIPESPAATAYAHAEHAQSWPSINLLMETVGSDIRSCPLCQLGFPVGYPDDALIKHIDSHLENSKI; encoded by the exons ATGGGGGACAACCTCCAGGCTGCCCTCTCCACTGTTGCTCCTGCTCTCCCAGGAGGCCCAGTGGGGGCCGAGGCCCAGGCCCTTGCCATGGAGTCCATGTTTGAAGATGACATCAGCATCCTGACCCAGGAGGCACTGGGGCCCAGTGAGGTGTGGCTGGATGCCCCAGGAGACCCCTCACTGGGAGGGGACATGTGCTCTGCCTCCCACTTTGCCCTCATCACAGCCTATGGGGACATCAAGGAGCGGCTGGGGGGCCTGGAGAGGGAGAATGCCACCCTCCGCCGCCGTCTCAAAGTCTACGAGATCAAG TACCCGCTGATCAATGACTTTGGAGAGGAGCATGGCTTCTCTCTGTATGAAATCAAGGATGGCTCCCTGCTGGAGATGGAGAAGGTCAGCCTGCAGCAACGGCTCAACCAGTTCCAGCATGAG TTGCAGAAGAATAAGGAGCAGGAAGAACAGCTTGGGGAGATGATCCAGGCTTATGAGAAACTTTGCGTGGAGAAGAGCGACCTGGAGACAGAACTGGGGGAGATG CGGGCCCTGGTGGAGACCCACTTGCGGCAAATCTGTGGTTTGGAACAGCAGCTACGGCAGCAGCAAGGCCTCCGGGACGCAGCCTTCCCCAGCCCgagccccccacctgcccctgccccaccttgtACTGATCTGGACCTGCACTACTTGGCACTGAGAGGGGGGTCTGGCTTGAGTCACG GCTGGCCGGGCCCCACACCCAGTGTGAGTGAGCTGGAGCGACGGCGTTTGGAAGAGGCTCTGGAGGCTGCCCAGGGTGAGGCCCGGGGGGCTCAGCTTCGGGAAGAGCAGCTCCAGGCCGAGTGCGAGCGGCTGCAGGGAGAGCTGAAGCAGCTGCAGGAGAGCCGGGCCCAG GATCTCGCCTCCAACCAGTCAGAGCGGGACATGGCGTGGGTGAAAAGAGTCGGGGATGATCA GGTGAATTTGGCGCTGGCTTACACGGAGCTGACAGAGGAGCTGGGCCGGCTTCGGGAGTTGAGTTCCCTGCAGGGGAGGATCTTGAGGACTCTGCTGCAGGAGCAGGCCCGGAGTGGCG GCCAGAGGCACTCGCCTCTGTCGCAGCGCCACTCCCCGGCCCCCCAGTGCCCCTCCCCGTCCCCGCCCGCCCGAGCGGCGCCCCCGTGCCCCCCGTGCcagtcccccgccccccagcgccGCTCCCCCGGGCCCCCGTGCCCCTCGCCCCAGCAGCGCCGCTCGCCGGCCTCGCCCTCCTGCCCGTCGCCCGTCCCGCAGCGCCGCTCGCCGGTGCCGCCGCCGTGCCAGTCTCCCAGCCCGCAGCGCCGCTCCCCGgggccccccacctgccccgccccgcagccccggcccccgccgcccccgccgccgggcGAGAGGACGCCGGCCGAGCGCGCCTACGCCAAGCCGCCCAGCCACCACGTGAAGGCCGGCTTCCAGGGCCGGCGCAGCTACTCGGAGATGGCGGAGGGCGCGGGCTACGCGGGGGCCTCCCCGCCCTGGCTGCAGGCCGAGGCGGCCACGCTGCCCAAGCCGCGGGCGTACGGCGGCGAGCTCTACGGGCCCGGCCGGCCGCTCAGCCCGCGACGCGCCTTCGAGGGCATCCGGCTGCGCTTCGAGAAGCAGCCCTCCGAGGAGGAGGAGTGGGCCGTGCCCACCAGCCCGCCCAGCCCCGAGGCGGGCACCATCCGCTGCGCCTCGTTCTGCGCGGGCTTCCCCATCCCCGAGTCGCCGGCTGCCACCGCCTACGCCCACGCCGAGCACGCGCAGTCCTGGCCGTCCATCAAC cTGCTGATGGAGACAGTGGGCTCTGACATCCGCAGCTGCCCCCTCTGCCAGCTAGGTTTCCCTGTTGGGTACCCGGATGATGCCCTCATCAAACACATTGACTCCCACCTGGAGAACAGCAAGATCTAg
- the TBKBP1 gene encoding TANK-binding kinase 1-binding protein 1 isoform X1, giving the protein MGDNLQAALSTVAPALPGGPVGAEAQALAMESMFEDDISILTQEALGPSEVWLDAPGDPSLGGDMCSASHFALITAYGDIKERLGGLERENATLRRRLKVYEIKYPLINDFGEEHGFSLYEIKDGSLLEMEKVSLQQRLNQFQHELQKNKEQEEQLGEMIQAYEKLCVEKSDLETELGEMRALVETHLRQICGLEQQLRQQQGLRDAAFPSPSPPPAPAPPCTDLDLHYLALRGGSGLSHAGWPGPTPSVSELERRRLEEALEAAQGEARGAQLREEQLQAECERLQGELKQLQESRAQDLASNQSERDMAWVKRVGDDQVNLALAYTELTEELGRLRELSSLQGRILRTLLQEQARSGGQRHSPLSQRHSPAPQCPSPSPPARAAPPCPPCQSPAPQRRSPGPPCPSPQQRRSPASPSCPSPVPQRRSPVPPPCQSPSPQRRSPGPPTCPAPQPRPPPPPPPGERTPAERAYAKPPSHHVKAGFQGRRSYSEMAEGAGYAGASPPWLQAEAATLPKPRAYGGELYGPGRPLSPRRAFEGIRLRFEKQPSEEEEWAVPTSPPSPEAGTIRCASFCAGFPIPESPAATAYAHAEHAQSWPSINLLMETVGSDIRSCPLCQLGFPVGYPDDALIKHIDSHLENSKI; this is encoded by the exons ATGGGGGACAACCTCCAGGCTGCCCTCTCCACTGTTGCTCCTGCTCTCCCAGGAGGCCCAGTGGGGGCCGAGGCCCAGGCCCTTGCCATGGAGTCCATGTTTGAAGATGACATCAGCATCCTGACCCAGGAGGCACTGGGGCCCAGTGAGGTGTGGCTGGATGCCCCAGGAGACCCCTCACTGGGAGGGGACATGTGCTCTGCCTCCCACTTTGCCCTCATCACAGCCTATGGGGACATCAAGGAGCGGCTGGGGGGCCTGGAGAGGGAGAATGCCACCCTCCGCCGCCGTCTCAAAGTCTACGAGATCAAG TACCCGCTGATCAATGACTTTGGAGAGGAGCATGGCTTCTCTCTGTATGAAATCAAGGATGGCTCCCTGCTGGAGATGGAGAAGGTCAGCCTGCAGCAACGGCTCAACCAGTTCCAGCATGAG TTGCAGAAGAATAAGGAGCAGGAAGAACAGCTTGGGGAGATGATCCAGGCTTATGAGAAACTTTGCGTGGAGAAGAGCGACCTGGAGACAGAACTGGGGGAGATG CGGGCCCTGGTGGAGACCCACTTGCGGCAAATCTGTGGTTTGGAACAGCAGCTACGGCAGCAGCAAGGCCTCCGGGACGCAGCCTTCCCCAGCCCgagccccccacctgcccctgccccaccttgtACTGATCTGGACCTGCACTACTTGGCACTGAGAGGGGGGTCTGGCTTGAGTCACG CAGGCTGGCCGGGCCCCACACCCAGTGTGAGTGAGCTGGAGCGACGGCGTTTGGAAGAGGCTCTGGAGGCTGCCCAGGGTGAGGCCCGGGGGGCTCAGCTTCGGGAAGAGCAGCTCCAGGCCGAGTGCGAGCGGCTGCAGGGAGAGCTGAAGCAGCTGCAGGAGAGCCGGGCCCAG GATCTCGCCTCCAACCAGTCAGAGCGGGACATGGCGTGGGTGAAAAGAGTCGGGGATGATCA GGTGAATTTGGCGCTGGCTTACACGGAGCTGACAGAGGAGCTGGGCCGGCTTCGGGAGTTGAGTTCCCTGCAGGGGAGGATCTTGAGGACTCTGCTGCAGGAGCAGGCCCGGAGTGGCG GCCAGAGGCACTCGCCTCTGTCGCAGCGCCACTCCCCGGCCCCCCAGTGCCCCTCCCCGTCCCCGCCCGCCCGAGCGGCGCCCCCGTGCCCCCCGTGCcagtcccccgccccccagcgccGCTCCCCCGGGCCCCCGTGCCCCTCGCCCCAGCAGCGCCGCTCGCCGGCCTCGCCCTCCTGCCCGTCGCCCGTCCCGCAGCGCCGCTCGCCGGTGCCGCCGCCGTGCCAGTCTCCCAGCCCGCAGCGCCGCTCCCCGgggccccccacctgccccgccccgcagccccggcccccgccgcccccgccgccgggcGAGAGGACGCCGGCCGAGCGCGCCTACGCCAAGCCGCCCAGCCACCACGTGAAGGCCGGCTTCCAGGGCCGGCGCAGCTACTCGGAGATGGCGGAGGGCGCGGGCTACGCGGGGGCCTCCCCGCCCTGGCTGCAGGCCGAGGCGGCCACGCTGCCCAAGCCGCGGGCGTACGGCGGCGAGCTCTACGGGCCCGGCCGGCCGCTCAGCCCGCGACGCGCCTTCGAGGGCATCCGGCTGCGCTTCGAGAAGCAGCCCTCCGAGGAGGAGGAGTGGGCCGTGCCCACCAGCCCGCCCAGCCCCGAGGCGGGCACCATCCGCTGCGCCTCGTTCTGCGCGGGCTTCCCCATCCCCGAGTCGCCGGCTGCCACCGCCTACGCCCACGCCGAGCACGCGCAGTCCTGGCCGTCCATCAAC cTGCTGATGGAGACAGTGGGCTCTGACATCCGCAGCTGCCCCCTCTGCCAGCTAGGTTTCCCTGTTGGGTACCCGGATGATGCCCTCATCAAACACATTGACTCCCACCTGGAGAACAGCAAGATCTAg
- the TBKBP1 gene encoding TANK-binding kinase 1-binding protein 1 isoform X3, producing MESMFEDDISILTQEALGPSEVWLDAPGDPSLGGDMCSASHFALITAYGDIKERLGGLERENATLRRRLKVYEIKYPLINDFGEEHGFSLYEIKDGSLLEMEKVSLQQRLNQFQHELQKNKEQEEQLGEMIQAYEKLCVEKSDLETELGEMRALVETHLRQICGLEQQLRQQQGLRDAAFPSPSPPPAPAPPCTDLDLHYLALRGGSGLSHAGWPGPTPSVSELERRRLEEALEAAQGEARGAQLREEQLQAECERLQGELKQLQESRAQDLASNQSERDMAWVKRVGDDQVNLALAYTELTEELGRLRELSSLQGRILRTLLQEQARSGGQRHSPLSQRHSPAPQCPSPSPPARAAPPCPPCQSPAPQRRSPGPPCPSPQQRRSPASPSCPSPVPQRRSPVPPPCQSPSPQRRSPGPPTCPAPQPRPPPPPPPGERTPAERAYAKPPSHHVKAGFQGRRSYSEMAEGAGYAGASPPWLQAEAATLPKPRAYGGELYGPGRPLSPRRAFEGIRLRFEKQPSEEEEWAVPTSPPSPEAGTIRCASFCAGFPIPESPAATAYAHAEHAQSWPSINLLMETVGSDIRSCPLCQLGFPVGYPDDALIKHIDSHLENSKI from the exons ATGGAGTCCATGTTTGAAGATGACATCAGCATCCTGACCCAGGAGGCACTGGGGCCCAGTGAGGTGTGGCTGGATGCCCCAGGAGACCCCTCACTGGGAGGGGACATGTGCTCTGCCTCCCACTTTGCCCTCATCACAGCCTATGGGGACATCAAGGAGCGGCTGGGGGGCCTGGAGAGGGAGAATGCCACCCTCCGCCGCCGTCTCAAAGTCTACGAGATCAAG TACCCGCTGATCAATGACTTTGGAGAGGAGCATGGCTTCTCTCTGTATGAAATCAAGGATGGCTCCCTGCTGGAGATGGAGAAGGTCAGCCTGCAGCAACGGCTCAACCAGTTCCAGCATGAG TTGCAGAAGAATAAGGAGCAGGAAGAACAGCTTGGGGAGATGATCCAGGCTTATGAGAAACTTTGCGTGGAGAAGAGCGACCTGGAGACAGAACTGGGGGAGATG CGGGCCCTGGTGGAGACCCACTTGCGGCAAATCTGTGGTTTGGAACAGCAGCTACGGCAGCAGCAAGGCCTCCGGGACGCAGCCTTCCCCAGCCCgagccccccacctgcccctgccccaccttgtACTGATCTGGACCTGCACTACTTGGCACTGAGAGGGGGGTCTGGCTTGAGTCACG CAGGCTGGCCGGGCCCCACACCCAGTGTGAGTGAGCTGGAGCGACGGCGTTTGGAAGAGGCTCTGGAGGCTGCCCAGGGTGAGGCCCGGGGGGCTCAGCTTCGGGAAGAGCAGCTCCAGGCCGAGTGCGAGCGGCTGCAGGGAGAGCTGAAGCAGCTGCAGGAGAGCCGGGCCCAG GATCTCGCCTCCAACCAGTCAGAGCGGGACATGGCGTGGGTGAAAAGAGTCGGGGATGATCA GGTGAATTTGGCGCTGGCTTACACGGAGCTGACAGAGGAGCTGGGCCGGCTTCGGGAGTTGAGTTCCCTGCAGGGGAGGATCTTGAGGACTCTGCTGCAGGAGCAGGCCCGGAGTGGCG GCCAGAGGCACTCGCCTCTGTCGCAGCGCCACTCCCCGGCCCCCCAGTGCCCCTCCCCGTCCCCGCCCGCCCGAGCGGCGCCCCCGTGCCCCCCGTGCcagtcccccgccccccagcgccGCTCCCCCGGGCCCCCGTGCCCCTCGCCCCAGCAGCGCCGCTCGCCGGCCTCGCCCTCCTGCCCGTCGCCCGTCCCGCAGCGCCGCTCGCCGGTGCCGCCGCCGTGCCAGTCTCCCAGCCCGCAGCGCCGCTCCCCGgggccccccacctgccccgccccgcagccccggcccccgccgcccccgccgccgggcGAGAGGACGCCGGCCGAGCGCGCCTACGCCAAGCCGCCCAGCCACCACGTGAAGGCCGGCTTCCAGGGCCGGCGCAGCTACTCGGAGATGGCGGAGGGCGCGGGCTACGCGGGGGCCTCCCCGCCCTGGCTGCAGGCCGAGGCGGCCACGCTGCCCAAGCCGCGGGCGTACGGCGGCGAGCTCTACGGGCCCGGCCGGCCGCTCAGCCCGCGACGCGCCTTCGAGGGCATCCGGCTGCGCTTCGAGAAGCAGCCCTCCGAGGAGGAGGAGTGGGCCGTGCCCACCAGCCCGCCCAGCCCCGAGGCGGGCACCATCCGCTGCGCCTCGTTCTGCGCGGGCTTCCCCATCCCCGAGTCGCCGGCTGCCACCGCCTACGCCCACGCCGAGCACGCGCAGTCCTGGCCGTCCATCAAC cTGCTGATGGAGACAGTGGGCTCTGACATCCGCAGCTGCCCCCTCTGCCAGCTAGGTTTCCCTGTTGGGTACCCGGATGATGCCCTCATCAAACACATTGACTCCCACCTGGAGAACAGCAAGATCTAg